Part of the Coriobacteriaceae bacterium genome is shown below.
TGACAAGCTCGATCAAAATCTCGGCACCCTTGGTGTTGACCTGGAAAAAAGACGGGGCAGACAAGCGCATCTGACCCTCGGCGATATTCTCGGTCCATGAGCCCTTTCCGGCGAGCATTTCGACCTTGGAGACACGGCGGGCCTTCTTTTCGCCCTTGCTCATCACGCGCACGATGCTCGTGGGGTGAGCGGCGTCCGCCAGCACGCGGGAGACCTGCGAGCGCGGAAAAGAGCCTGTGGGCGTCCAGAGTGCGACCTCGAGTGCCTTGGTGCGGCGTGATGCGCGAATGCCCACGCGTTCGAGCCCCAAGTCATGGCTGCCGCTTAGATAGTTGAGTGCGCCGACGACCGATTTGAGCGCCTTCGGGAAGCGCTTGTCGAACAGCGGGCACGTATCGACGGTCACGATTTTGCTGGGGTCGACACCGTGCATGCCAAGACGCACGCGACCGTTGACGACGGTCGGTTCGAGCTCGATTTTATTGCGGTAGCCCCAGTCGTCCTTGGTGTGGCAGATGGGCTGTACCAACTCATCGACCTGCTCAGGAGCGAACTTGCCGATGCGCTCGAGCGTGGAGCGCAGGTTTTGCTCCTTGGCGGCGAGCTGTGCCGTGCGTGAGAGATTGCCCCACGAGCAGCCGCCGCAGATGCCCACGAAGGGGCAGGGAGGCTGAATGCGATCGGGGCTTGGCTCCAGAATCTCGGTGGTGCGGGCACGCATGAACGACTTGCCGTCCTGTACGACCTCGGCCTCGACGGTGTCGCCTGCCACGGCGCCCTGCACAAAGACGGCCTTGCCGTTGTCGGCGTGCGCCAGCCCGTCGGCGCCGTAGGTCATCGATTCTATAGTGAGCTTCATATTCCTGCCTGTCATTCGCGTTGTTATTCGCACCATGGTAGCAGGGAAAAGCGCCCCGCATCCGAGGCTTTCCTCAAATGCGGGGCGCTTCTACAAACGACTATTTCGTCTTGCCGGTAATGAGCGTCTTTAGACCCAGGCCGATCAGGCCCAGGCCTATGCGCACGCGACCGGGGCGATGGCGCTCGATGGCCTTGGTCTTGCCGGCGGGCTTATCGCGACGGGCGCTCGTCTCGGGTGCGGGCTTGGTGACCTGCGGCTCGGGCTGAGGTGCAGGTGCAGGCTTGGGCTCAATGACGGTCGCCTGGACCTCTTGGACCTTGGGTGTGGCCGGCTGCGGCTCAGGAGCAGGGGCGGGCTTTGCCTCGGCGGCGGGCTCCGGAGTCGCAGTAGCGGCCTCGGGCGCTTTCTCCACGGCGGGCTCTGCGGCAGCCTCGGGCTCATTCACCGGGAGAGCGGCAACCGCTTCCGGTTTGGCAGCCGCCCCATGTTCAATCTCGTCCTGGATAACTTTTTCGGCCACACGTTCCTTCTCCTGTGCGCGCTGCTGCGCGGCGGCCTCGGCGTTGCGATACGCGCGCTCCAGCAGAGCTTCCTGCGAGTTGAAGGGTTTCTCGTCCTCTTTGCGCTCCACCGGAACCCAGGTGCCGTCACTCGTCAGGCTGCGTGCCTTCACGTTGTCGCGCAGCTGCATGCCCATGTACTCGTGCACCAGGGCGCGGCAGGTGGGGTCGAGCACGGGGAAGGCGATCTCCACGCGGTGCTCGGTGTTGCGCGTCATCATGTCTGCCGAGCTCAGGTAGATCATGTCCGAGTCCACGCCAAAGGCATAGA
Proteins encoded:
- the rlmD gene encoding 23S rRNA (uracil(1939)-C(5))-methyltransferase RlmD; this encodes MTGRNMKLTIESMTYGADGLAHADNGKAVFVQGAVAGDTVEAEVVQDGKSFMRARTTEILEPSPDRIQPPCPFVGICGGCSWGNLSRTAQLAAKEQNLRSTLERIGKFAPEQVDELVQPICHTKDDWGYRNKIELEPTVVNGRVRLGMHGVDPSKIVTVDTCPLFDKRFPKALKSVVGALNYLSGSHDLGLERVGIRASRRTKALEVALWTPTGSFPRSQVSRVLADAAHPTSIVRVMSKGEKKARRVSKVEMLAGKGSWTENIAEGQMRLSAPSFFQVNTKGAEILIELVMEALDPQEDELAVDLYCGAGTFTLPLARRCDFVAAVEAYGPAVRDLRRNLEINKLDNVDVIGGDAVREFPDQDADVLVVDPPRAGLAPEAIDLIASTSARDVAYVSCDPATLARDLKRFVEEGTFFPVKITPVDLFPQTFHCETVVHLRRN